Below is a genomic region from bacterium.
CGTACGTTGTAGGCGAACCCGACGAAGTCCTCGTACATCTTCACGTCCGCCGGGATCTTTTTGGTCTGCCGCCTTTTCATCTTGCCGTTCACGGTGCGCGAATAAAGGCGCTTGTGCTTGTCGTACAGGAATCGGTGGATCGACTTGGTGACCTTGTCGCCCTTTTCGGAAACACGGGAAAACGTCGTGGGGATGAGGCGCTTGACGCCATCGATCTCGCGCACCACGAGGCGCGAGCTGAACACCTGGCGCTTCATGTTCGTGGCCCAGCCGACGACGCCGAGCGCCTTGGCTTCGAGTTCGCCGATGATCTCCTCGCCGGAGCCCTGGCGCAGCGTCACCGTCACCTGCGCGGCCTTGACGGTGTACATGAAGTCGACCTCGTACACGAGTTTTTCGCCGAGGTACTTGGCGAACTTCGGATCGATGACCGTCTTTTCCGGGCCGCGCGACTTCAGCTTCGAGGGGACGCCCTTTTCCGGCGCGTCCTCGGCGGCGGCGCCGGTGATGACGGTGCGTGTCACGTTCGTGAACGGTCTCAGAAACGGGGGAATGACAAGCGAGGCGGCAAAAAGGCCGAGGCCCGAGGTCATCGCCTCGCGCCGGGTGAGGGGTTTGTCGGCCACCCGCCTGGGATCATCCTTTTTCACATCGAACTCCTTGTCGCCCCATTTCACGATCCGCCGCGCGAGGCGGCGTTGTCAATCGAAAGGCGGCGCCGGCGCGCCATTCCTCATAGACCCGTTACGGGATCGCCCCGTTCAATACCGAATTTTTCGGCCGCGCTGCCGCCGTTTACCGCAAGTTCGTAACAGCCATCGCTTCCCACGAGCCAGATCGCGGCGCCGCGCGCGGTTTCGCCATACGCCGTGACGATCGGCGCGCGCGCGGGCGCGCCGTCACGCGATAAGCCCAGTTCGCGCGCGCCTTGCGGAAAATCGGAGGGGCGCAGATTGGTCACGGCGTTGCCGAAGCGGTCGATATGCACGACGCAGCCGATGACGCGCCCGCCGTCGCGGCGGATTTCCCAGGCGGCGAGCCGCACGGGGTCGTCGAAGGGATCGCCGAGCGACGCGATGTCAGCCCCCGCGGCGATCCGCGCGGCCGCCGGCGCGAACACGTCGCGCCCGTGGAAGGTCATGCTTGCGTCTTTCGGAATCGGCAGGGCGAAGGCGCGGAAATCGCCGCCGAGAGCAAAGGAGAACAACCCGTTGTCCGGGCCGACGAAAACCATGCCGTTCGCGGCAAGGGCCATCGCGCGGCGCGCGGTGCCGACGCCGGGATCGACGACGCCGACGTGGATCGTACCGGGCGGAAAGTGCGGCGACGCGCCGGCCATCACATACGCGCCATGCACCACGTCTTGCGGCGCGATGTCGTGCGTGATGTCGATGATCGCCGCGCGCGGCGCGAGGGTGCGGATGACGCCCTTCATCGCGCCGGCGTAAGCGTCGCGCGTGCCGAAATCGGTCGTCAGCGTGACGACGCCGCTTACTTCCACGACGGCTCCGTCTTCAGCACGGCCACATTCGGGATGTGCGGGGTGACGAGCGAAAATCGTCCCTTGGCGCACGGCGCGAGTTCGAGCGGATCGAGAAAGGTGGTTTCCGCCTTTATGAAGGCGTCGTTCTGATCGAAAAAGCTC
It encodes:
- a CDS encoding DUF3108 domain-containing protein, which codes for MADKPLTRREAMTSGLGLFAASLVIPPFLRPFTNVTRTVITGAAAEDAPEKGVPSKLKSRGPEKTVIDPKFAKYLGEKLVYEVDFMYTVKAAQVTVTLRQGSGEEIIGELEAKALGVVGWATNMKRQVFSSRLVVREIDGVKRLIPTTFSRVSEKGDKVTKSIHRFLYDKHKRLYSRTVNGKMKRRQTKKIPADVKMYEDFVGFAYNVRAGVYGDIVPGKEIKIRTVPYKGVDEYTIRVAGGDEMKKHAKWFSKNPEARYLGVVKIHQKIFGLKTGEGYVMTDKDLVPVAGKIKDVVTFGDVSTRLVQRSGGSPSA
- a CDS encoding SAM-dependent chlorinase/fluorinase, with protein sequence MEVSGVVTLTTDFGTRDAYAGAMKGVIRTLAPRAAIIDITHDIAPQDVVHGAYVMAGASPHFPPGTIHVGVVDPGVGTARRAMALAANGMVFVGPDNGLFSFALGGDFRAFALPIPKDASMTFHGRDVFAPAAARIAAGADIASLGDPFDDPVRLAAWEIRRDGGRVIGCVVHIDRFGNAVTNLRPSDFPQGARELGLSRDGAPARAPIVTAYGETARGAAIWLVGSDGCYELAVNGGSAAEKFGIERGDPVTGL